A stretch of Haloprofundus halophilus DNA encodes these proteins:
- a CDS encoding 50S ribosomal protein L37ae, which yields MADNKARQTGSSGRFGARYGRVARKRVSDIESEMRNATVDGDDVKRLGTGIWVNKETGEKFTGGAYRPETPGGRSVRRSIRAALDEDE from the coding sequence ATGGCCGACAACAAGGCACGACAGACCGGTAGCTCGGGGCGCTTCGGCGCACGCTACGGTCGAGTCGCGCGCAAGCGGGTCTCCGACATCGAATCCGAGATGCGAAACGCCACCGTCGACGGCGACGACGTCAAGCGCCTCGGCACGGGCATCTGGGTCAACAAAGAGACGGGCGAGAAGTTCACCGGCGGCGCGTACCGCCCGGAGACGCCCGGCGGACGCTCGGTCCGACGCTCCATCCGCGCGGCGCTCGACGAAGACGAGTAA